In the genome of Borreliella burgdorferi B31, one region contains:
- a CDS encoding DUF244 domain-containing protein has translation MENLSNNNNPQENIQGDLKMISVNQQSFTGCEIFEEKSSPIKEKSKLSKIGKKLPGISSQECFRFNRNIDFSLQRNKLDKYGASEVGNILVGGAGLKDLMINRVLKYFDMSLPFEENLYMLKGKELENLGFREFVKAHSDNINVLYKNKYANGVDKYNYFKKMGSSQTLVGSTIDGWFINNNGDLELLEIKSSDSHYMSSAIAEYNKNGNFLSSKYFFKYYVQAQMQLACTGLEYCNLFFLIDAAPINCKIKRDEALISKVFEFVNKCELEIINLKKDIYSNYRDDYLMAHNFNEDTFIKLVEDLVERSDFYSSGVEFDWAREFIEYVDCTDLEIKDNQSAENLAYDLMEIDSLQKELNRIQNENKKREKPIKDRLKMLIYNITNTYPLIEQLNYKFGEFVFTLDPKKRAISDRLKGLLPTSGAVFFPSNIAFANSVSVPM, from the coding sequence ATGGAAAATCTTTCAAACAATAATAATCCACAAGAAAATATTCAAGGAGATCTCAAAATGATAAGTGTTAATCAACAAAGTTTTACTGGATGCGAAATATTTGAGGAAAAATCTTCTCCCATTAAAGAAAAAAGTAAATTAAGTAAGATAGGTAAGAAATTACCCGGAATAAGCAGTCAAGAATGTTTTAGATTTAATCGAAATATTGATTTTAGTCTTCAAAGAAACAAGTTAGATAAATACGGTGCTAGTGAAGTAGGTAATATTCTTGTTGGAGGTGCTGGGCTGAAAGATTTAATGATAAACAGAGTGCTTAAATATTTTGATATGAGTCTACCTTTTGAAGAGAATTTATATATGCTCAAGGGCAAAGAGTTAGAGAATTTAGGATTTAGAGAATTTGTTAAAGCACATAGTGATAATATTAATGTTTTGTATAAAAACAAATATGCCAATGGAGTTGATAAGTATAACTATTTCAAAAAAATGGGTAGTTCACAAACTTTAGTGGGCTCAACAATTGATGGCTGGTTTATTAATAATAATGGCGATTTAGAACTATTAGAGATTAAAAGTAGCGACTCTCATTATATGAGTAGTGCTATTGCTGAGTACAATAAAAATGGCAATTTTTTAAGCAGTAAATATTTTTTCAAATATTATGTACAAGCACAAATGCAGCTAGCATGCACTGGGCTTGAGTATTGTAATTTGTTCTTTTTAATAGATGCTGCACCAATTAACTGTAAGATTAAAAGAGATGAGGCCTTAATATCAAAAGTGTTTGAATTTGTTAATAAATGTGAATTAGAAATTATAAATTTAAAAAAAGATATTTATAGTAACTATAGAGACGATTACTTAATGGCACATAATTTTAATGAGGATACGTTTATAAAACTTGTTGAAGATTTAGTAGAAAGGAGTGATTTTTATAGTTCTGGAGTTGAGTTTGATTGGGCAAGAGAATTTATAGAATATGTTGATTGTACAGACCTTGAAATTAAGGATAATCAATCTGCTGAAAATCTTGCGTATGATTTAATGGAGATTGATAGTCTACAAAAAGAATTAAATAGAATCCAAAACGAAAATAAAAAAAGAGAAAAGCCCATTAAAGATAGGTTGAAGATGCTAATTTACAATATTACGAATACATATCCACTAATTGAGCAGTTAAATTATAAATTTGGAGAGTTTGTGTTTACTCTTGACCCTAAGAAAAGGGCAATATCAGATAGATTAAAGGGACTACTACCAACAAGTGGTGCAGTATTTTTCCCTAGCAATATAGCATTTGCAAATAGTGTTAGTGTCCCCATGTGA
- a CDS encoding DUF261 domain-containing protein produces the protein MLINKIKQDNRTLRPEIQRWGCYFLCLHYYTSLFKKREFNVYEINAAYYRFIGLGYIKSNCFIINPCMILNYYGIRSSVRYESLNYLGAANEFEISEVKIDKVNGYHFIATKNKEILYDSLDLKPRGKIFKVTSKRIFKLK, from the coding sequence ATGCTTATTAATAAAATAAAACAAGACAATAGAACTTTACGCCCAGAGATACAAAGGTGGGGCTGTTACTTTTTGTGTCTACATTATTATACAAGTCTATTTAAGAAACGTGAATTTAATGTTTATGAGATAAATGCAGCGTATTATAGATTTATAGGACTTGGATATATTAAGAGCAATTGTTTTATTATAAATCCATGTATGATACTTAATTACTACGGAATTAGAAGTAGTGTGAGATATGAGTCTTTAAATTATTTAGGTGCAGCCAATGAATTTGAAATAAGCGAAGTTAAAATCGATAAGGTTAATGGATATCACTTTATAGCAACAAAAAATAAAGAAATATTATATGATTCACTTGACTTGAAACCTCGTGGAAAAATATTTAAAGTAACTTCAAAGCGTATATTTAAACTGAAATAG
- a CDS encoding site-specific integrase: MDTNNSFNLNNFNMDFTLKLFQEYQNALNKNKILENENKILKSLENSPKRKKKNSKPTPKFYLTPKSIKLILKCAKTLKQIDPISGWFVHLLLISGCRGTEMQKVKMQDISTFLSKTGKTLYTIKVNVAKKRNTSCIREIVINSEEFEAIQTAHKNHFQEKTLDSRRTYLFQKNKHKFKDNQIDIVHISKKFKNLLKKSGFRVNKSLHLCRNLFISNLKSNGYNSFQIKELMKYSSTNEIDNIYGLSSANKIQAYECAKKCLKL, encoded by the coding sequence ATGGATACTAATAATTCTTTTAATTTAAATAATTTCAATATGGATTTTACGCTCAAACTATTTCAAGAATACCAAAATGCATTAAATAAAAACAAAATTCTAGAAAATGAAAATAAAATTCTTAAATCTCTAGAAAATTCACCTAAACGTAAGAAAAAAAATTCAAAACCAACTCCTAAGTTTTATTTGACCCCTAAAAGTATTAAATTAATTCTAAAATGTGCCAAAACCCTAAAACAAATTGACCCAATTTCTGGTTGGTTTGTGCATCTACTCTTAATAAGTGGATGTAGAGGCACTGAAATGCAAAAAGTAAAAATGCAAGATATTTCAACTTTTTTAAGCAAAACCGGAAAAACTTTATATACTATTAAAGTAAATGTGGCAAAAAAAAGAAATACCTCTTGTATTAGAGAAATTGTCATCAACTCAGAAGAGTTCGAGGCTATCCAAACAGCACATAAAAATCATTTCCAAGAAAAAACTCTTGACTCGCGACGTACTTATCTTTTTCAAAAGAACAAACATAAGTTTAAAGATAACCAAATTGATATTGTCCATATTTCTAAAAAATTCAAAAATCTTCTTAAAAAATCGGGATTTCGTGTAAATAAATCTCTCCATCTATGTCGAAATTTATTTATTTCAAATTTGAAATCTAACGGCTACAATTCTTTTCAAATTAAAGAACTTATGAAATATTCTTCAACCAATGAAATTGATAATATCTACGGACTCTCTTCTGCTAATAAAATTCAAGCTTATGAATGTGCTAAAAAGTGCCTTAAACTTTAG
- a CDS encoding Erp family outer-surface lipoprotein has product MNNVSEKNQEMQNNIQAKISFRKDMKTLRMNLSGINKNSKGYEYNYRSLDDIVREIKNVIDKHNLDLFFTQDPISVEGQYGIVDYIRTTFYSTSTVYKYSFDTPTFTEKLQWTNENSSKNGKTVPQMVGAAITYFRRCALVGYLRIKTDEFFDFNVYIKYKKTNIGNWIDLGTLDLIKEEYSIVTDLNVGGHTARLFSVKESEINNFVNSMIRGGAFNADYYGYQEGEDYKIKNIETKIETINDSQFITFLGRDNTYAILLEEFKMNLKRI; this is encoded by the coding sequence ATGAACAATGTTTCAGAAAAAAATCAAGAAATGCAAAATAATATTCAAGCAAAAATAAGCTTCAGAAAAGATATGAAAACCCTAAGAATGAATTTATCAGGGATTAATAAGAATTCTAAGGGGTACGAGTATAATTATCGAAGTTTAGATGACATAGTTAGAGAAATTAAAAACGTTATTGATAAGCATAATTTGGATCTTTTTTTTACGCAAGATCCAATTTCTGTAGAGGGGCAATATGGCATAGTTGATTATATTAGGACGACATTCTACAGTACAAGCACTGTGTACAAATACTCATTTGATACGCCAACTTTTACAGAAAAATTACAATGGACCAATGAAAACAGCTCTAAAAATGGAAAGACCGTACCCCAAATGGTTGGAGCAGCTATTACTTATTTCAGAAGGTGCGCTTTAGTTGGATATCTTCGCATAAAAACTGACGAATTTTTTGATTTTAATGTATATATTAAATATAAAAAAACAAATATCGGCAATTGGATAGATTTAGGAACTTTAGATCTAATAAAAGAAGAATATAGTATTGTAACAGATTTAAATGTTGGGGGGCACACGGCTAGATTATTTTCAGTAAAAGAGTCAGAAATTAACAACTTTGTAAATTCAATGATTAGAGGAGGAGCATTTAATGCGGATTATTATGGTTATCAAGAAGGAGAAGATTATAAAATCAAAAACATAGAAACAAAAATAGAAACTATTAATGACTCTCAATTTATTACATTTTTAGGAAGAGATAATACATATGCAATTTTATTAGAGGAATTTAAGATGAATTTAAAAAGAATTTGA
- a CDS encoding ErpY — MNKKIKMFIICAIFMLISSCKNDVTSKDLEGAVKDLESSEQNVKKTEQEIKKQVEGFLEILETKDLNTLDTKEIEKQIQELKNKIEKLDSKKTSIETYSGYEEKINKIKEKLNGKGLEDKLNELSESLKKKKEERKKALQEAKKKFEEYKNQAESATGVTHGSQVQRQGGVGLQAWQCANSLGFKNMTSGNNTSDMTNEVITNSLKKIEEELKNIGETVEGKKE, encoded by the coding sequence ATGAATAAAAAAATAAAAATGTTTATTATTTGTGCTATTTTTATGCTGATAAGTTCTTGTAAGAATGATGTAACTAGTAAAGATTTAGAAGGGGCGGTGAAAGATTTAGAAAGTTCAGAACAAAATGTAAAAAAAACAGAACAAGAGATAAAAAAACAAGTTGAAGGATTTTTAGAAATTTTAGAGACAAAAGATTTAAACACATTAGATACAAAAGAAATTGAAAAACAAATTCAAGAATTAAAGAATAAGATAGAAAAATTAGACTCTAAAAAAACTTCTATTGAAACATATTCTGGGTATGAAGAAAAAATAAACAAAATAAAAGAAAAATTAAACGGAAAAGGACTTGAAGATAAATTAAATGAACTTTCAGAGAGCTTAAAAAAGAAAAAAGAGGAGAGAAAAAAAGCTTTACAAGAGGCTAAAAAGAAATTTGAAGAGTATAAAAACCAAGCTGAATCTGCAACTGGAGTAACGCATGGTTCTCAAGTCCAAAGACAAGGTGGTGTTGGATTACAAGCTTGGCAGTGTGCTAATAGTTTGGGGTTTAAAAATATGACTAGTGGTAATAATACTAGCGATATGACCAATGAAGTTATAACTAATTCGCTTAAAAAGATTGAAGAAGAACTTAAAAATATTGGAGAAACTGTAGAAGGTAAAAAAGAATAA